The segment GGCCATGGTCATCCCAACGTGCTGGCCGCGCTTCAGGCGCAAATGCAGAAGCATCTGCATGTGATGGTTTATGGCGAATACGTGCAAGAATCGCAGGTTACGTTTGCGCGGCGCCTTGCCGAACTCGTGCCGGTGAAAGACGGTGTGGTTTTCTTTTGTAACAGCGGCGCGGAAGCGGTTGAAGGCGCCCTCAAAACCGCGCGCAAATACAGCGGCCGAAAAAAGTATATCGCCTTCGCAGGCGGCTATCACGGCGACACTTTTGGCGCGCTGTCCGCCATGTCCAGCAATTATTATCGCCGGCCGTTTGAGCCGTTGTTAGAAAACGTTGAATTCATTCCCTTCAATGATCATTCTGCATTAAAGAAGATCGATGTACAAACTGCGGCCGTGCTTTTCGAGCCGGTGCAAGGCGAAGCCGGTGTGCGCATTCCCTCTGCGGAATTTCTGCCCGCGCTGCGCCAGCGTTGCGATGAAACCGGCGCGCTGATGATCGCAGATGAAGCGATCACCGGCTTTGGCCGCACCGGAAGATTATTCGCCTGCGAGCATTGGCAGGTTCAGCCCGATATCATTTGCCTGGCAAAAGCTTTGGGTGGTGGTTTGCCGCTGGGCGCTTTCATTGGCCGGCGTGAGATCATGCAAACCTTGTCGCATGATCCGCCGCTGGCGCATGTCACCACCTTCGGCGGGCATCCGTTGAGTTGCGCCGCTGGTCTCGCGGCATTGGAAGTTTTGTTGGAGGAAAAAATGGTTGAGGCGAGCGCTCGAAACGGTGCGCGTTTTTTAAATGAGCTTCGGCGTGTTGCTCAAGACAATGAATCTATCAAAGAGGTGCGAGGGCTGGGCAGTTTCTTTGCGATTGAATTCACTTCCGAGGAGGTAACGCAACATTTCGTGAAGAACTGCCGGGAGGCGCGATTGATTATTGGTTGGACGCTGCATCATACCACCGTCGTGCGCGCCGCGCCGCCGTTGTGCATGATGGTTCCAGAAGTCGATGAATCCCTTGCAATCCTTCGGGCCGCAGCGTGATTGCTCGTAGAGATTTTCCGCCGGAACGTCTCTACGTTGCCGCTCAAGCATGACGTAAACGCGAATAAAGACGTCAAATCTCCAAAAAGGCTATGAGAATAACCGAAATCTTCTACTCGATTCAAGGCGAATCAACGTTC is part of the Cytophagia bacterium CHB2 genome and harbors:
- a CDS encoding aspartate aminotransferase family protein, which produces GHGHPNVLAALQAQMQKHLHVMVYGEYVQESQVTFARRLAELVPVKDGVVFFCNSGAEAVEGALKTARKYSGRKKYIAFAGGYHGDTFGALSAMSSNYYRRPFEPLLENVEFIPFNDHSALKKIDVQTAAVLFEPVQGEAGVRIPSAEFLPALRQRCDETGALMIADEAITGFGRTGRLFACEHWQVQPDIICLAKALGGGLPLGAFIGRREIMQTLSHDPPLAHVTTFGGHPLSCAAGLAALEVLLEEKMVEASARNGARFLNELRRVAQDNESIKEVRGLGSFFAIEFTSEEVTQHFVKNCREARLIIGWTLHHTTVVRAAPPLCMMVPEVDESLAILRAAA